The Euphorbia lathyris chromosome 4, ddEupLath1.1, whole genome shotgun sequence genomic interval AACTAGAGGAAGTTGTTTAAGCAACCATATCTTCTTTCCCTGATCAGGTTTTAGATATTGTTGGTGTTACATCTTTACCATCATAAGATTCTATTCCTGAAAGGAGGAAATTGGAGTACCTTGAGATGCAGGAAGAGCTTATCAAggttattatgttttttattccTGTTCTTGGCGACATGAAATTCTCCTTAATTTCTCTTTAATGATACGAAAATACAGTGAGATGAGTTTTCAAGATTGTTTTGGTCTATGTTggacatttttgtttttttttatcttgttgCATTAATGTTAGCCCATGTGTGAGCCAAATATGTGATGATTTCATTATGTCAATATAAccttaatttagttaaataagAAATTTGAAACCTTTTGCATCAAGTTGTGACCTACACACTTCTCTCTTTCAGAAGGAACCTCAACATTTTTTATATGCTAAGTTAGTttgaaattgataatttttaggaggaagaagagaaaggggAAGAAGAGCTTGCCAAGATGAACGAATCTAAAAGTAGTGAAGAGGATGTGGCATTAAAAGAGATGACCACACCAGGAGAACATGAGGCACAAGAACTAGCTAGAGCAAGAACGTTAGATAAACAAGAGCAGTCGTGCACTTGCAGTTTTAGCTTCAACATCTATAAGGACTGgaattttaagtttttaatggTAAGTTTTTTTTACTTAAGTTTTAAAGGTGCTTTGGGCAAGGCCTTTCATTCCTTGACCATGCTTATTACCTGGGATTCTGGTGGTATGAACTCTGCTTCCCATGGTTTACGAATGAAAGCCAATAAGATTTTCTGGTTAGAGgttgttttgtaatttaatcTGTTCTGACTTTATTATGAGTATTTGACTGAACATTGTATGATACAATCAGTTGCATGGCTACTTTGATATATTCTATTCGGCCTACTAAAATTTCTGCCTTATATGCACTTATATGAGTTCATTTTGAGGTTCATTCAAGAATTAGTTCtttggtttatttatttatctatcaGGTTATTGTTAAACTTGCAAAAATGGGTTACATCGAGGAGAGTTCAATAGCTCTAGAGAGATGGGGTTACATTTGCAGATCTAACTTCTTGGCTGATGTGATGATATTTTTATTGCGAAAGCCAAAATCTTTCATGCAAGGATATATAATTCATCACTAGAATCTAGTTATTCAATTCTATAATTGGAATCTTGTAGTTTGTTTATCCTTTTTTTCTAGTGTCATGATAACTAATTTTCGTTCCTTTAGTTTCCTTTTAGTCAATAGTTTAAGGGATCTAAAATACCGATTGGCTCTGTGAACTTGCTTAAACTGACTTGATTAACCTATTGATGCTATGTGGCGAGGAAGATGCGAATTCGGCAAATTGAATTGCCTAATTATTTAAGACAAGTTCAAGGAGCCAACAtgtcactttaagtaagttcGAGTACTAATTGGTTAGTTTAAGTAAGTTTAGGGTACGAATAAGTCAATCAAAGTTGCTGGAGTTTTTGAGACATGTCCAAAATTCAAGGATCAATCAGTGTTTCAGGCTGAGTATAAGGGACCGTTGATGTATTCATTCTTTTGTGTGTGTAAGGCTGAGTATAAGGGACCGTTGATGTATTCATTCTTTTGTGTGTGTATGTGTATGGTGGATGAGTGTCACTCTTTCCTTGACCTATATACTCTGGTTCAGGGGGGTTTTATAGGAGGCACCGGGCTCTCCAACTCATCAAAAGGACCCTCCATTCACCACCAGACACCTGTATTATTTATTTCCAAATCATCACATAAAAAAACccctttttattatttgtaattgtCATTCACCTTATTACTTATTCTGCCGACCTTCATCCATCGTCCCAATTAACACCACCGTTCGCTGCTCGCCATCTTCATCCACAGCCCCGACGATCTCCACCACCATCCCCTATTCATCACCGTTGTCGATTTATAGAATTTCTTAATTGGAGCATCTCTTTTTTAGTTTTGGTTTTCATTACAAAGTTGAGAAATTCTGGAGTGAGTCCATAATTGGAGAGCAGCAAAATCAATACCTGCTGCCATGCTTTCTTCCTATTCCAGAAAAAGTAATTTTTGCAGTTTTAGATGATTTACACAATAAACACTACAAATTGAAGGTCCTGAGCATTGCGACAATGAAAGAATTTGTTTTTGCACTGCAGATTTTTGGCCAATTCAAACCCAAAAACTGAAGTCGGAATCTTTAAATACTCTATGTGAGTGAGTTTCCAGAATTAAATCACATACCATCAA includes:
- the LOC136225816 gene encoding uncharacterized protein, with protein sequence MLQNFTKNPICNCFSANLNSRSILHLRELLQPNSPVRLPLNPDHHNISDCHWLKLEEQEEEEKGEEELAKMNESKSSEEDVALKEMTTPGEHEAQELARARTLDKQEQSCTCSFSFNIYKDWNFKFLMIFGQFKPKN